A portion of the Sphingobacterium spiritivorum genome contains these proteins:
- a CDS encoding UDP-N-acetylglucosamine 4,6-dehydratase: MNILNLIGRKEELFNEDIKKHKEELEAIISNSKFLVIGGAGSIGQATTKEIFKRNPKKLHVVDISENNMVELVRDIRSSFGYIEGDFQTFALDIGSVEYDAFWEADGDYDYVLNLSALKHVRSEKDPYTLMRMIDVNVFNTDKTLQQAIDKGVKKYFCVSTDKAANPVNMMGASKRIMEMFLMRRSKEITISTARFANVAFSDGSLLHGFNKRIEKRQPIVAPNDIKRYFVIPKESGELCLMSCIFGENRDIFFPKLSENLHLITFAEIAEKYLKEMGYEPYLCADENEARALVHTLPQEGKWPCLFTGSDTTGEKDFEEFFTEHETLDMNRFENLGVIKNELKIEEDKLQLFKSAIQNMKSNKKWDKEQIVDLFFQMIPDFGHKETGKYLDAKM, encoded by the coding sequence ATGAATATTTTAAATCTTATAGGTCGAAAGGAAGAGCTCTTTAATGAAGATATAAAAAAACATAAAGAGGAGCTAGAAGCTATTATTTCCAATTCAAAATTCTTAGTTATTGGCGGAGCCGGTTCTATTGGCCAGGCAACAACAAAGGAGATTTTTAAAAGAAATCCTAAGAAATTACATGTTGTAGATATTTCTGAGAATAATATGGTAGAACTAGTTCGCGATATCAGAAGTTCTTTTGGATATATCGAAGGAGACTTTCAGACCTTTGCTCTAGATATTGGTTCTGTAGAATATGATGCATTTTGGGAAGCAGATGGTGATTACGATTATGTTTTAAATCTTTCAGCATTAAAACATGTACGTAGCGAAAAGGACCCCTATACCTTGATGCGTATGATCGATGTCAATGTCTTCAACACAGACAAAACTTTGCAACAAGCTATTGACAAAGGTGTAAAAAAATACTTCTGCGTATCTACGGATAAGGCTGCAAATCCTGTGAATATGATGGGAGCCTCTAAGCGTATTATGGAAATGTTTCTTATGCGCCGTAGTAAAGAAATTACTATCTCTACAGCTCGTTTTGCAAATGTTGCTTTTTCGGATGGTTCTTTACTGCATGGATTTAATAAGCGTATTGAGAAGAGACAACCTATTGTTGCACCTAATGATATTAAACGTTATTTCGTCATCCCGAAAGAGTCTGGCGAATTATGTTTAATGTCTTGTATATTTGGTGAAAATAGGGATATCTTTTTCCCTAAATTAAGTGAGAATTTGCACTTAATTACTTTTGCAGAGATTGCCGAAAAATATTTGAAAGAAATGGGGTATGAGCCTTATTTGTGTGCAGATGAAAATGAAGCTAGAGCGTTAGTCCATACTTTACCTCAAGAAGGGAAATGGCCTTGCCTATTTACAGGAAGTGACACTACTGGCGAGAAAGATTTTGAAGAGTTTTTTACAGAACACGAAACTCTTGATATGAATCGATTTGAAAATTTAGGTGTAATTAAGAATGAATTGAAGATTGAAGAAGATAAACTACAGTTGTTTAAATCTGCTATTCAGAATATGAAATCGAATAAAAAGTGGGACAAAGAACAAATTGTTGATTTATTTTTTCAAATGATTCCGGACTTTGGGCATAAAGAAACAGGGAAATATCTCGACGCTAAAATGTAA
- the rfbD gene encoding dTDP-4-dehydrorhamnose reductase: MRIVITGANGQLGSELKDILRNDAEKECHFLDRKHLPLDQTLIIQDLLAQYQPDVIIHAAAYTAVDKAESEQELADQINHLATSEIAQYCRIHGTKLIAISTDYVFDGNSNIPLKEDAPVDPINIYGLTKLKGEHAIQKWLPDGIIIRTSWVYSVYGNNFVKTMVRLMSEREEISVINDQIGSPTYAHDLAKAIVYIIDSDTWHEGVFNYSNEGELSWYDFALAIREIKGLDCKINPIPTTQYPTPAKRPRYSLLDKSKIKQVFKVETPNWKDSLKVMIARNIEIEN, translated from the coding sequence ATGAGAATAGTAATTACAGGAGCAAACGGACAATTAGGATCTGAACTTAAAGATATACTAAGAAATGATGCCGAGAAGGAATGTCATTTCTTAGACCGTAAACACTTGCCTTTAGATCAGACATTGATCATTCAAGATCTTTTAGCACAATACCAACCTGATGTCATTATTCATGCAGCAGCCTATACTGCTGTAGATAAGGCGGAATCAGAACAAGAGTTAGCTGATCAGATTAATCATCTGGCAACATCGGAAATTGCTCAATACTGCCGTATTCATGGAACTAAGCTTATAGCCATTTCTACAGATTATGTTTTCGACGGCAATTCCAATATCCCTTTGAAAGAGGACGCTCCAGTAGATCCTATCAATATATATGGATTGACAAAGTTGAAAGGCGAGCATGCTATCCAAAAATGGCTTCCTGATGGAATTATTATCCGTACCTCATGGGTTTATTCAGTTTATGGAAATAATTTTGTAAAAACTATGGTTCGCTTGATGTCCGAGCGGGAGGAGATTTCAGTAATCAATGATCAGATTGGTTCGCCGACCTATGCACATGATCTGGCAAAGGCAATTGTATATATTATTGACTCTGACACATGGCATGAAGGTGTTTTTAATTATAGTAATGAAGGAGAGTTATCCTGGTATGATTTTGCGTTAGCCATTCGTGAAATTAAAGGCTTAGATTGTAAAATAAATCCAATTCCAACTACGCAGTATCCTACACCGGCTAAACGACCAAGATACTCATTATTAGATAAATCAAAGATAAAGCAGGTATTTAAGGTTGAAACTCCCAATTGGAAAGATAGCCTTAAGGTGATGATTGCTAGGAATATAGAAATCGAAAACTAA
- the rfbA gene encoding glucose-1-phosphate thymidylyltransferase RfbA → MKGIILAGGSGTRLHPLTLAVSKQLMPVYDKPMIYYPLSTLMLAGINEILIISTPQDLPNFQKLLGDGAQIGCKFSYKEQPSPDGLAQAFILGEDFIGKDKVALILGDNIFYASGMSKLLQDSADPNGGVVFAYQVSDPERYGVVEFDKDNKVVSIEEKPKEPKSNYAVPGLYFYDNDVVEIAKNIKPSPRGELEITDINAEYLRRGKLQVGVFNRGTAWLDTGTINSLMQAGQFVQVIEERQGMKIAAIEEIAYRMGYINKEQLLQIAEPLRKSGYGEYLLNIVR, encoded by the coding sequence ATGAAAGGAATAATATTAGCAGGCGGTTCAGGTACACGTTTACACCCCTTGACATTAGCTGTTTCAAAACAGTTAATGCCAGTGTATGATAAACCTATGATTTATTATCCGTTGTCTACGTTAATGTTGGCGGGTATAAATGAGATATTAATTATTTCAACTCCCCAAGATCTTCCTAATTTCCAAAAGTTGCTTGGAGATGGTGCTCAAATTGGATGTAAGTTTTCCTATAAGGAGCAACCAAGTCCTGATGGATTGGCTCAGGCTTTTATTTTGGGGGAAGATTTTATTGGTAAGGATAAAGTTGCTTTGATCCTGGGAGATAATATTTTTTACGCATCAGGAATGTCTAAATTACTACAGGATTCAGCAGATCCAAATGGTGGAGTGGTATTTGCTTATCAGGTTTCAGATCCGGAGCGGTATGGTGTGGTTGAATTTGATAAGGATAATAAAGTTGTTTCTATTGAAGAAAAACCGAAAGAACCAAAATCTAATTATGCTGTTCCTGGACTTTATTTTTATGATAATGATGTTGTAGAAATTGCAAAAAACATTAAGCCCTCTCCCCGAGGAGAATTGGAGATTACCGATATTAATGCAGAATACTTGCGAAGAGGTAAACTACAAGTTGGTGTTTTTAACAGAGGTACAGCCTGGTTAGATACCGGTACGATTAATTCGCTTATGCAGGCGGGTCAGTTTGTTCAGGTGATAGAGGAGCGTCAAGGAATGAAAATTGCCGCTATTGAAGAGATAGCATATCGTATGGGATATATTAATAAAGAACAGTTATTGCAGATTGCTGAACCGTTAAGAAAATCTGGATACGGTGAATATTTATTGAATATTGTAAGGTAA
- the rfbC gene encoding dTDP-4-dehydrorhamnose 3,5-epimerase, whose protein sequence is MKATETKLSGCFVLEPAKYGDSRGYFMESFNEKTFNDLTGTNTHFVQDNQSYSTRGVLRGLHAQAGDYAQAKLVRVLEGEVIDIAVDVRTGSSTFGQHVAVRLSAENNLQLFVPRGFLHGFVVLSETATFFYKCDNFYNKESECGVHPLDKDLAVDWQIPLEEMLLSDKDKAAPSFKEIFGI, encoded by the coding sequence ATGAAAGCTACAGAAACAAAACTTTCCGGTTGTTTTGTGTTAGAGCCAGCTAAGTATGGCGATTCGCGCGGTTATTTCATGGAGAGTTTCAATGAAAAAACCTTTAATGATCTTACTGGAACTAACACGCATTTTGTTCAGGATAACCAGTCTTATTCCACAAGAGGGGTGTTGCGAGGATTGCACGCTCAAGCTGGAGATTATGCACAAGCTAAACTGGTTCGGGTTTTAGAAGGGGAGGTAATTGATATTGCTGTAGATGTGCGTACCGGATCATCTACGTTTGGCCAACACGTTGCTGTCAGACTATCTGCTGAGAATAATCTGCAGCTATTTGTTCCGCGAGGATTTTTACATGGATTTGTCGTGTTAAGTGAGACTGCTACTTTTTTTTATAAATGTGATAATTTCTATAATAAAGAATCAGAATGTGGTGTGCATCCGCTGGATAAAGATCTGGCTGTAGACTGGCAAATTCCTTTAGAAGAAATGTTGTTATCTGATAAAGACAAAGCCGCTCCCAGTTTTAAGGAAATTTTTGGAATATGA